The Flavobacterium sp. 1 genome contains the following window.
TACCGTCTACAACACCTGCAGGAATTTTTATAGAAACAGTTTCGTCTTCGGCAACCATTCCTTGAGAATCGGCATTATTTGGTTTTTTATCCAAAATCTGACCAGAACCTCCACAAGTAGGACAAGTAGAAGCTGACTGCATTCTTCCCAAAATAGTATTAGTTACACGCATTACCTGTCCTTGACCATTACAAGTAGAACACGTTTTATAGCTTACACCTGGTGCTTGAACTTTACGCTTAACTTTTACTTTTTTCTCAACACCATTGGCAATTTCCTCAATAGTCAATTTTACTTTGATACGTAAATTGCTTCCTTTAACGCGACGGGAACCGCCTCCGCCTCCGCCAAATCCACCGAAACCAGCACCAAAAATATCACCAAACTGACTGAATATGTCATCCATGTTCATGCCACCATGACCACCGCCGCCAAATCCGCCTGAACCGTCAAATGCTTGGTGACCGTATTGATCGTATTTTGCTTTTTTGGCAGGATCGCTCAATACTTCATAAGCTTCGGCTGCCAATTTAAAATTTTCTTCTGCCGCTTTGTCGTCAGGGTTCTTGTCAGGATGGTATTTTAATGCGCTTTTTCGGTATGCTTTTTTAATTTCTGCAGCATCTGCATTTTTTGAAATGCCTAATATTTCGTAAAAATCTTTTTTCATAATTAAAGTAATTCCAAATTAAAAATCCTAAATTCCTATTGTTGGAATTTAACTGCCAATTACCACTTTTGGAAAACGAATGATTTTGTCTCCCAATTTGTAACCTTTTTCAAGAACATCTACAATTTTCCCTTTCATATCATCACTTGGAGCTGGAATTTGTGTAATTGCCTCAGCAAAATCAGCATCAAATGCATCGCCCGCTTTAACCTCAACCTGCTCTAATCCCTTAGTTACCAAAGTGCTTTTCAATTTTTCGTGAATCAGTTCCACACCTTTAGCCAAAAGTTCGTCTTCAGATTTGCTGATTTCAATTATTGCTCTGTCAAAATCATCTAAAACCGGCAGCATAGCAAGCAGAACTTCCTGATTAGCAGTTTTAAACAATTCGATTCTTTCTTTAGTAGTACGTCTTTTGTAATTTTCAAATTCAGCAAATAATCTCAAAAACTTGTCTTTTTCTTTAGCTAAGTCTTGTGTTAACTGCTCTTCAACACTTAATTCTTCAATAATAATTTGCTCCCCATTTGCATTATTTTCTAATGTCGCATCATCTATTTCTTGATCGAATTCTGTATTTTCTGTAGTCATATTACTTTTATTTTTAAAAAAATTCTTAAACATAGTTTTATTCGTTAATTTTTGATTGCAAAAGTACTGCCAAAATTTATAAAATGTCAAATTGTCACTTTTTTTAAAAAATAAAAAAATTTGTTCACAAAGTTCAAGAATCTGATCAAAAAAATTAATATAATTTTAAGACTATTACGATATAGTTTATTTAAATTTGTGGCAGATTTTTATTCTAGCCCCAAAGGATACAACTCAAAAATTCGAATTTAAGGTTGTTTTCTGTTTATAATTATTAATTCACCATGCCTTATATCAAAAAAGCTTCGTTTTAAGATAACGAAGCTTTTTTTTTTGCAAAACAGAACTTATTTCAATCGAATGCTCCATTCAAAATCCATTTCAGAAACCTGCACTCCATCTTCATTAGTACCAATAGATTTCATCCAAAACGTTTGGCCTTCACCATTAGCAATCGTCTTTTTAATGGCTTCTTCAATTAAATGTCCATCCCTGCAGACAAAAGTGATTCTGCCTGTAGCTTTCTTGGAATAATTTGATTTATTATTAGCGACCAGCATCGATATTTTTTGACCGCTATTTTGGATTTTATCAATCACCATTGCGCCAGTGGTCATCTCAGCAGCCATTGCCTGCACGGCAAAATACATGGAATTAAAAGGATTTTGGTTAATCCATCTGTGTTTTACAGTCACCACGCATTGGTCTTTATCAATAGATTTCACTCGTACTCCACAGATAAATGCTGAAGGCAATTTAAAAAGTATAAACCTGTTCAATTTTGATACTGTTAATCCCATAGTCTTTTTTTTTTGCTAAAATACAAAAAATACTATGCGTACATATAAAAAAGAAAGGTTTTAAACTTTGGGAGTGCCATTAAGTTAAGAGATTTTTGATTGAAGATTAACGATTCATGATTTAAGATTTGGTATTAGTAAATAAAAATTTGTCAGTTTTGAAGGTTTAGGAGTTCCGCCATCAAAAATCTGCCATCAAATTTATCGTCTTTCCTTAACTTAATGGTATTAGGCTTCTATCCTTCACGCAAAAAAACAAAAATCATTAAATGAGACAATTTGTATTCATAAAGCTTTTATGTAAGTATTAAGTTTCAAAATACACTATATTTGTTAATATTATGTTAACATACACTACTATGCGATACAATATACTATCCTTTAGACATATATTTGCATAAGAAATTACTAGGTAAGTCATTTAGTTGATTTCTGAAATCAATCATCAATCAAAAAACGAAATCAAATCATGGAAACTTCAACCGAAAAAAAAATTGCTGCACTTACACACTTAAGTACATTTACTCAATATATCATCCCGTTTGGGAATTATATTTTTCCGATAATTCTTTGGACTTCAAAGAAAGACGAATCAGAATTTGTAGATCATAATGGCAAACAGGTACTGAACTTTCAATTGAGTATTTTAATTTACTCGTTGGTTTTGGCAATGATCGCTATTCCAGTGTTTTTATACACTGTTTTGAAAAACATCTCATTCAATGATTTAATGCACAATGAAGATATTATTTTTGAACATTTTGATTACGGAAACAGCATCGGAATGTTGACAGTAGGCGCTCTGGCACTTTTTGGATTTGCCTGTATAAAGGTTGCTGAATTCTTTTTAATCATTTATGCTTCGGTAAAAGCTTCAAATGGAGAAGAATACAATTATCCGCTGACAATACCTTTTCTTAAATAAAACAGAAACGGTTATTTTACAATAGTACTATCAAAAGCTAATCACTAATTACTATTACTATTTACCAATAACTAAATAATAATCAATCATCAATCAAAAAATGAACAAATTAATCAACAAATCAAATCAACTCAAATTTAAAAATTATGAACATTGAAAACACAAAAGCCCAGATGCGTAAAGGTGTTCTTGAGTTTTGTATCTTATCAGTATTAAAAGAGAAAGACGCTTATACCTCAGAAATATTAGACACTTTGAAAAACGCTAAATTATTGGTCGTAGAGGGAACCATTTATCCGTTATTAACTAGATTAAAAAACGACGGACTGCTCAACTATCGTTGGGAAGAATCCACCTCCGGACCGCCACGAAAATACTACGGTTTGACCGAAATTGGACAAACTTTTCTGAAAGAACTGGATAGCACTTGGACAGAATTGTCTAATGCCGTAAATTTGATAACCAACCAAAAATAATAGTCATGAACAAAACTGTAAATATAAATTTAGGTGGAATGTTCTTCCATATTGACGAAGATGCATACCAAAAGTTAACCCGTTATTTTGATGCTATAAAACGATCGCTGTCAAAATCATCCGGACAAGAAGAAATCATCAAGGATATCGAAATGAGAGTTTCGGAATTATTGACAGAAAAACAAAAAACAGAGAAACACGTAGTTACAATTAGAGAAGTTGACGAAGTTATTGCTGTTATGGGACAGCCAGAAGATTATATTATTGAAGAAGATGGTCCATCGAATAATACAACAAATGATTATTCAGCTCCAAGAACTACAAAAAAGTTATACCGTGATAAAGAAAACGGAATGATTGGCGGTGTTTGTACTGGTTTAGGTCACTATTTTGGGGTTGACGCAGTTTGGATAAAACTAATACTTCTAATATTATTTATTTTTTATGGCGTTGGATTTTGGGCTTACATTATTCTTTGGATAGTAACTCCAGAAGCAATAACAACAACAGAAAAACTGGAAATGACAGGAGAACCTGTTACTATTTCGAACATTGAGAAAAAAGTTCGTGAAGAATTTGAAAATGTTTCAGGTAAATTTAAAAATGCAGATTACGACAAATATGGGAATCAAATAAAAACAGGAGCTGAAAAATTGGGAAACTCATTTAGCGATTTTATCATGACTGTTTTTAAAATTTTCGCTAAATTTCTTGGAGTGATTTTAATAATGGGTGGCTTAACTGTTCTAGTATTGCTTTTTATTGGAGTATTCACTTTGGGAACAAGCGTTTCAATGGATTTTCCTTGGCAGAGTTTTGTCGAA
Protein-coding sequences here:
- a CDS encoding nucleotide exchange factor GrpE, translated to MFKNFFKNKSNMTTENTEFDQEIDDATLENNANGEQIIIEELSVEEQLTQDLAKEKDKFLRLFAEFENYKRRTTKERIELFKTANQEVLLAMLPVLDDFDRAIIEISKSEDELLAKGVELIHEKLKSTLVTKGLEQVEVKAGDAFDADFAEAITQIPAPSDDMKGKIVDVLEKGYKLGDKIIRFPKVVIGS
- a CDS encoding PadR family transcriptional regulator — protein: MNIENTKAQMRKGVLEFCILSVLKEKDAYTSEILDTLKNAKLLVVEGTIYPLLTRLKNDGLLNYRWEESTSGPPRKYYGLTEIGQTFLKELDSTWTELSNAVNLITNQK
- a CDS encoding DUF4870 domain-containing protein produces the protein METSTEKKIAALTHLSTFTQYIIPFGNYIFPIILWTSKKDESEFVDHNGKQVLNFQLSILIYSLVLAMIAIPVFLYTVLKNISFNDLMHNEDIIFEHFDYGNSIGMLTVGALALFGFACIKVAEFFLIIYASVKASNGEEYNYPLTIPFLK
- a CDS encoding DUF4442 domain-containing protein — encoded protein: MGLTVSKLNRFILFKLPSAFICGVRVKSIDKDQCVVTVKHRWINQNPFNSMYFAVQAMAAEMTTGAMVIDKIQNSGQKISMLVANNKSNYSKKATGRITFVCRDGHLIEEAIKKTIANGEGQTFWMKSIGTNEDGVQVSEMDFEWSIRLK
- the dnaJ gene encoding molecular chaperone DnaJ → MKKDFYEILGISKNADAAEIKKAYRKSALKYHPDKNPDDKAAEENFKLAAEAYEVLSDPAKKAKYDQYGHQAFDGSGGFGGGGHGGMNMDDIFSQFGDIFGAGFGGFGGGGGGSRRVKGSNLRIKVKLTIEEIANGVEKKVKVKRKVQAPGVSYKTCSTCNGQGQVMRVTNTILGRMQSASTCPTCGGSGQILDKKPNNADSQGMVAEDETVSIKIPAGVVDGMQLKVSGKGNDAPGNSVSGDLIVVIEEIEHEFLKREGENLHYDLYISFAEAVLGISKDIDAVNGKVRIKLEEGIQSGKILRLKGKGIPSINGYGSGDLLVHVNVWTPKTLNKEQKQFFEKALTDDNFTPNPEKSDKSFFEKVKDMFS